The proteins below come from a single Saccharophagus degradans 2-40 genomic window:
- the pulA gene encoding pullulanase-type alpha-1,6-glucosidase — MNAIRNMLKVSTLILLAVGLYACGGGSTVESGKELLTCSVPQVPNSAGTECVDPEPIQCAIPTVPDEKNETCIVGANPDAPDPIVFPGPNQAILFFNKADGDYEGYRLHNWNSETCNAYAEGSLAASWSNGLVHSGVDPVYGAYWLLDLVEGHDDCGHFIIHVGTDDAGKEMGGGDWIMPLAQDDPKFTRMNFTFSGVGSVFEFPVPSLGPQKVAIAGAAAHWLDIDTLVWNLDTTDVADVKLHYSATAGITVDDDSNVSGSTADLTFATLSEELQQLVPHMASWPAFGNMLTASDVKPIVKGQLIAVAYNADGKAIAATKVQRARVLDALYTAGENDADEATLGVVYDGANINVSVWAPTATSVTLRVFDAAKTEVSSHTMNEDTSTGIWSFAGDSNLDRVFYQFELSVFHPLTQAIETVTTSDPYSVSLSTNGEYSQFVNLADDDLLPENWNGHTVPTIANFEDAVILEAHIRDFSIRDETVSEANRGKYLAFTETESNAVKYLQRMAESGVTHFHMLPANDIATVNEDESEQINLTSTVAELCAVKADAPVCGEESDSATLISVLESYQYEPLAAQALVESMRSLDGFNWGYDPHHFNAPEGSYASDPDGVARIKEMREMNKALHDLGLRVVLDVVYNHTSASGLWDNSVFDKVVPGYYHRYDENSGGIITSTCCDNTAPENRMMHKFVVDSLVLWAEAYKFDGFRFDIMGHIPKSTILEAREAVLAVDPNTYFYGEGWNWGEVENNRLFVQATQANMAGTEVGTFNDRPRDDIRSAALFNEDGSLDAQDHIRLGLAGTQADFILESNRGNMGTGSTYARASYGLDPADIINYVSKHDNETLWDQLQYGLPESMSLEDRVRAHNIAATIPVMSQGIPFFQLGVDMLRSKSMDRNGYDAGDWFNFVDYTMASNNWDVGLPLAQDNEVRWEEIDAISGRISAPGMFELDYSSQVFSEFLQIRKSSPLFRLTTSADIIDRVGFHNIGNRQQQGLIVMSIDDGTGLADLDPANDAIVVVINGTNESQSHTVATAAGFQLHSIQQSSVDSVVAGSTFTAGEGEGTFTVPALTTAVFVKPQGEAQGAGLSADVTQGAPDVVPFGDTVVYIRGDMNTWSTDNPLTYAGNGVYSTTIALTGGTTYGFKFADAEWGALGVNFGGAEGGDGVVTEGVDKNLFATNTNLSFTPAVDATYVITFDASDSAAPVANIVNEEPYPGSTILLRGDMNSWGETDAFTYEGGRIYTFETTLDAGTYGFKVATGDWNTVNFGAAAEDENVVSLGENVYLGSTNFNLSLTLAESTELVFIFDMTNLDEPKLRVMNKAFFGDTAVYIRGDMNSWGATDEVAYVGDGAYATTLTLAVGSYSFKVADADWADVNFGPTSAEAAPIVLGATNATLFNSPNNFSLTVETAGDFTFTVTGPDATNPSLTVTAAN; from the coding sequence ATGAACGCAATAAGAAATATGTTAAAGGTGTCGACCCTTATACTACTGGCAGTCGGTTTGTATGCCTGTGGTGGCGGTAGCACTGTAGAAAGCGGTAAAGAGCTGTTAACGTGTTCTGTACCTCAAGTGCCAAACTCTGCGGGTACAGAGTGTGTAGATCCCGAGCCTATTCAGTGCGCAATACCTACTGTACCTGATGAAAAAAATGAAACATGTATTGTGGGTGCAAACCCAGATGCGCCAGACCCAATTGTTTTCCCTGGCCCAAACCAAGCCATCTTATTTTTCAATAAGGCTGATGGCGATTACGAAGGTTATCGTTTACATAACTGGAATAGTGAAACGTGTAATGCGTATGCGGAGGGTTCTCTAGCTGCGTCGTGGAGTAATGGATTGGTTCACTCTGGGGTAGACCCAGTATACGGCGCATACTGGTTGCTTGACCTAGTAGAAGGTCACGACGACTGCGGTCACTTTATTATTCACGTTGGTACTGACGATGCAGGTAAAGAAATGGGTGGTGGCGATTGGATTATGCCACTTGCGCAAGACGACCCTAAATTTACGCGCATGAACTTTACCTTCTCTGGTGTGGGTTCGGTATTTGAATTCCCTGTTCCAAGTTTAGGGCCACAAAAAGTTGCTATAGCAGGCGCTGCTGCACACTGGTTAGATATAGACACGCTAGTGTGGAACTTAGATACCACTGATGTTGCAGATGTTAAATTACATTACTCTGCAACTGCAGGCATTACAGTAGATGACGACTCTAACGTGTCAGGCTCTACTGCAGACCTAACGTTTGCTACCTTGTCTGAAGAGTTGCAACAGCTTGTGCCGCATATGGCTAGCTGGCCGGCGTTTGGCAATATGTTAACCGCCAGCGATGTTAAGCCTATTGTTAAAGGGCAGCTTATTGCTGTTGCATACAATGCTGACGGTAAAGCCATTGCCGCTACCAAAGTACAGCGTGCACGTGTACTTGATGCGCTTTATACCGCAGGCGAGAACGATGCAGACGAAGCAACTTTAGGTGTTGTTTACGACGGTGCCAATATTAACGTAAGCGTGTGGGCACCTACGGCTACCTCTGTAACGCTGCGCGTATTCGATGCGGCTAAAACAGAAGTTTCTAGTCACACCATGAACGAAGATACCAGCACAGGTATTTGGAGCTTTGCTGGCGATAGCAATTTAGATCGCGTGTTTTACCAGTTTGAGCTAAGCGTATTCCATCCACTTACTCAAGCAATCGAAACTGTAACAACATCCGACCCGTACTCAGTAAGCCTATCTACTAACGGTGAATACTCACAGTTTGTAAACCTAGCTGATGACGATTTGCTGCCAGAAAATTGGAACGGTCACACAGTACCCACCATTGCAAACTTCGAAGATGCCGTAATTCTAGAAGCCCACATACGTGACTTTAGTATTCGCGACGAAACCGTGAGTGAAGCAAACCGTGGTAAGTACCTAGCCTTCACCGAAACAGAATCCAACGCGGTTAAATATTTGCAGCGCATGGCAGAAAGTGGCGTTACCCACTTCCATATGTTGCCAGCTAACGATATTGCAACTGTAAACGAAGATGAAAGTGAGCAAATTAATTTAACCAGCACTGTGGCAGAGTTGTGTGCGGTGAAGGCCGACGCCCCTGTATGTGGTGAAGAAAGTGATAGTGCTACTTTAATTAGCGTTTTAGAAAGCTATCAGTATGAGCCACTGGCTGCTCAAGCACTTGTAGAGAGCATGCGTAGCCTAGATGGTTTCAACTGGGGGTATGATCCTCATCACTTTAATGCACCTGAAGGTAGCTATGCTTCCGACCCTGATGGTGTAGCTCGCATTAAAGAAATGCGTGAAATGAATAAGGCGCTTCACGACTTAGGTTTACGTGTAGTGTTAGATGTTGTTTATAACCATACTTCAGCGTCTGGCCTTTGGGATAACTCAGTATTCGATAAAGTAGTGCCTGGTTATTATCATCGTTATGATGAAAATAGCGGTGGTATTATCACGTCGACTTGTTGTGACAATACCGCGCCAGAAAACCGCATGATGCATAAATTTGTTGTGGACTCCCTAGTACTTTGGGCCGAAGCATACAAGTTTGACGGTTTCCGCTTTGATATTATGGGGCACATTCCTAAGTCCACAATTTTGGAAGCGCGTGAAGCTGTATTGGCTGTTGACCCTAACACTTACTTTTATGGTGAAGGTTGGAACTGGGGTGAAGTAGAGAATAACCGCCTCTTCGTTCAAGCAACTCAAGCCAACATGGCTGGCACAGAAGTAGGTACATTTAATGATCGTCCACGCGATGATATTCGTAGTGCAGCGTTATTTAATGAAGACGGCAGCTTAGATGCTCAAGACCATATTCGATTGGGCTTAGCAGGTACACAGGCTGACTTTATTCTAGAAAGTAATCGCGGCAATATGGGCACCGGTAGTACCTATGCGCGCGCTTCCTACGGGTTAGATCCTGCCGACATTATTAATTATGTGTCTAAGCACGATAACGAAACCTTGTGGGACCAATTGCAGTACGGCTTGCCAGAGTCAATGAGCTTAGAAGACCGTGTTCGCGCTCATAATATTGCAGCTACTATTCCTGTTATGAGCCAAGGTATACCTTTCTTCCAGTTGGGCGTAGATATGCTTCGCTCTAAATCTATGGATAGAAACGGTTACGATGCAGGTGATTGGTTCAACTTTGTTGACTACACCATGGCCTCGAACAACTGGGATGTAGGTTTACCATTAGCGCAAGATAACGAAGTTCGCTGGGAAGAAATTGACGCAATTAGCGGTCGCATTTCGGCGCCAGGTATGTTCGAACTGGATTACAGCTCACAAGTGTTCTCTGAATTTTTACAAATTCGTAAATCTAGTCCGCTATTCCGCTTAACAACTTCTGCAGACATTATCGATCGTGTTGGTTTCCACAATATCGGTAATCGCCAGCAGCAAGGTTTAATTGTAATGAGTATCGACGACGGGACAGGTCTTGCTGATCTTGATCCGGCAAACGATGCTATTGTGGTTGTAATTAACGGCACTAACGAATCGCAATCTCATACTGTTGCTACTGCTGCTGGCTTCCAGTTGCATTCAATTCAGCAATCATCTGTAGATAGCGTTGTTGCTGGTTCAACTTTTACTGCGGGTGAAGGCGAAGGTACATTTACTGTGCCAGCATTAACCACTGCTGTATTTGTGAAGCCACAAGGCGAAGCTCAAGGTGCTGGCTTGTCTGCTGACGTTACTCAAGGCGCACCCGATGTTGTGCCCTTTGGCGATACCGTTGTATATATTCGTGGTGATATGAATACTTGGTCTACAGACAACCCGCTTACCTATGCCGGTAATGGTGTGTATTCCACAACTATCGCTTTAACTGGTGGTACCACCTACGGCTTCAAGTTTGCTGATGCTGAATGGGGTGCTTTAGGTGTTAACTTTGGTGGTGCAGAAGGCGGCGACGGTGTAGTGACCGAAGGCGTAGATAAAAATCTGTTTGCCACAAATACAAACCTTTCGTTTACACCAGCAGTAGATGCAACCTATGTCATTACTTTTGACGCAAGTGACTCCGCAGCACCGGTAGCCAATATTGTTAACGAAGAGCCATACCCTGGTTCAACAATATTGTTGCGTGGCGATATGAATAGTTGGGGGGAAACCGATGCATTCACTTATGAAGGCGGTCGAATTTATACCTTCGAAACTACATTAGATGCTGGTACTTATGGCTTTAAAGTGGCAACTGGAGACTGGAACACTGTTAACTTTGGTGCGGCAGCGGAAGATGAAAACGTTGTAAGCCTTGGCGAAAATGTTTACTTAGGTTCTACCAACTTCAACTTAAGCTTAACCTTAGCAGAATCTACCGAGTTGGTGTTCATCTTCGATATGACCAATTTGGATGAACCTAAGTTGCGGGTTATGAATAAGGCTTTCTTTGGTGATACAGCTGTATATATTCGTGGTGATATGAACAGCTGGGGTGCTACAGATGAAGTGGCTTACGTAGGTGATGGCGCGTACGCCACAACATTAACACTTGCAGTTGGTAGTTACTCTTTCAAAGTGGCAGATGCCGATTGGGCCGATGTAAACTTCGGGCCAACGTCTGCCGAGGCTGCACCGATAGTATTGGGTGCAACAAATGCTACTTTGTTTAATTCACCTAATAACTTTAGCCTAACCGTAGAAACTGCTGGCGACTTCACTTTCACTGTTACAGGCCCAGATGCTACCAACCCGAGCCTAACCGTAACCGCCGCAAACTAA
- a CDS encoding MlaA family lipoprotein: MFTRGGLWIVVGCLTLIMGCSNVKQDVEQGDTGGTAQPEAQGSVATPTVSEAEPPQTAYSANPTEPSVVSFTDFNDPLEKINRPIFKFNHALYRYALTPIGKAYQYILPKKARSGVSNVFGNLREPLNFINNLLQFRIADSGKNLARFGVNSTVGLLGLFDLADAWLEIDDKDARFSDTLSHYGVGHGAYIVIPVLGPSNLRSSTDYAFDYFAHPLNNISNKKTGQALLIYEGFHNQVPTLVKYPDVIANQKSAASGKVDLDAAYEFVRNLHLQQIQRDAQQLRNSKKDEGE, translated from the coding sequence ATGTTTACGCGAGGCGGGTTGTGGATTGTTGTGGGTTGCTTAACCCTTATTATGGGGTGTTCAAATGTTAAGCAAGATGTTGAGCAGGGCGACACCGGTGGTACAGCTCAACCGGAAGCGCAGGGCAGTGTAGCCACGCCAACAGTGAGTGAGGCGGAGCCGCCCCAAACAGCTTATTCGGCTAACCCTACCGAGCCGAGTGTGGTTAGTTTTACCGACTTTAATGACCCTTTAGAAAAAATTAATAGGCCGATATTCAAGTTTAACCATGCCCTATACCGCTATGCTTTAACGCCTATTGGTAAGGCTTACCAATACATTCTGCCTAAAAAGGCGCGTAGCGGTGTGTCTAATGTATTTGGCAACCTGCGTGAGCCGCTAAATTTTATAAACAACCTTCTACAATTTCGCATTGCCGACTCGGGCAAAAACTTAGCGCGTTTTGGGGTTAACTCTACTGTGGGTTTATTGGGGCTATTCGACCTCGCCGATGCCTGGTTGGAAATAGACGATAAAGATGCGCGCTTCTCCGATACGCTTAGCCACTATGGTGTGGGGCATGGTGCCTATATTGTTATTCCTGTGCTGGGGCCTTCCAACTTACGCAGTAGCACCGACTATGCGTTCGATTATTTTGCCCACCCACTAAATAATATTAGCAATAAAAAAACAGGGCAGGCGTTGTTGATTTATGAAGGGTTCCATAATCAGGTGCCCACCTTAGTGAAATACCCCGATGTAATTGCAAACCAGAAAAGCGCAGCAAGTGGCAAGGTAGACTTAGACGCAGCCTATGAATTTGTGCGCAACTTACACCTGCAGCAAATTCAGCGCGATGCACAGCAGCTTCGCAACAGCAAGAAAGACGAGGGCGAGTAA
- a CDS encoding MMPL family transporter, translating into MTQAKARLISLVFLLLTGVALWQAQYFKIDASADTLLTKGNKLYLITQQASQTYNPEEFILIAYKPESSAIFSEPVLTFIDSLAAKIQKIERVKSVRSVVNVPIFAGMSSFSADIDPNALSWQQQRFSEEKMKYALTHHPLYEDLLFNKAQTALSMQVVFESNKELDKLNGELVAIETKMLERELTDEEQERADELRSQKEKIEEKLSVKRKQEIDQIREILKNASADGEFFLGGNNLLAYQMINIIKNDLVVFGAAILLIVSVLLLVLFRRLKWLVLPLACCFVSVVFTLGLLGGLGIKVTVISANVVALQIILTLAVVIHIIVQYQEEVAKLKGSSESLDQTKIVTRTIKEKLNPCFYAGLTTAIGFGSLIFSGIQPVITFGWMMVIALAVTLLVSLVLFPSLLIGFCRADTKHVTVKWLDVLMHGLASAVDKFPRGIVITSIVVAATGVGGCFLLTAENSFLNYFKSSTDVSRELTFIDKEFGGSTPFDILLTIPQSQRDPQLVVTAEAIQTLEAVQAKMAEKEAIGSITSIADFTRMASVVNKKPLVEYELSALYYALDKQLKDDLFGAYFAENKNEMRISMRVIDSTPGLNREQLVEQVHADMAAAGVDKANYKLSSLFILYQDIIARLMNSQIMTLAIVYLAMAVVLVFIFKSIKVALIALVPNVITTAAIMGFLGFVGIPLDLMTMTIAAVAMGISVDDTIHYVHRFQEEVANKSDNPVRSSHLSVGYALLYTTSIIVIGFVSLVFSDFVPSILFGLLTSLAMLLALITDISILPVLLKTYCSKAKPAKTQPA; encoded by the coding sequence ATGACTCAGGCTAAAGCGCGTTTAATTTCGCTTGTTTTTTTACTACTTACTGGGGTTGCACTCTGGCAGGCCCAGTATTTTAAAATTGATGCCTCGGCAGATACGCTGCTAACCAAGGGCAATAAACTTTACTTAATTACTCAACAAGCAAGCCAAACCTATAACCCAGAAGAATTTATACTTATTGCCTACAAGCCCGAATCTAGTGCTATATTTTCGGAACCTGTACTTACCTTTATAGACTCTCTCGCCGCAAAAATACAAAAAATTGAACGCGTTAAATCTGTACGTAGTGTAGTGAATGTACCTATTTTTGCAGGTATGTCGAGCTTTAGCGCAGATATAGACCCAAATGCCCTTTCTTGGCAGCAGCAGCGTTTCTCGGAAGAGAAAATGAAGTATGCGCTTACCCATCACCCCCTTTACGAAGATTTACTTTTTAACAAAGCGCAAACAGCGCTTTCTATGCAGGTTGTGTTCGAATCTAACAAAGAATTGGATAAGCTAAACGGTGAATTGGTAGCTATAGAAACGAAAATGCTCGAGCGCGAACTCACCGATGAGGAGCAAGAAAGAGCTGATGAGCTGCGTAGCCAAAAAGAAAAAATAGAAGAAAAGCTAAGTGTAAAACGTAAACAAGAAATAGACCAAATTAGAGAAATATTGAAAAACGCCTCTGCAGACGGTGAGTTTTTTCTAGGCGGTAATAACCTACTTGCCTACCAAATGATTAATATTATTAAAAACGACCTAGTAGTGTTTGGTGCAGCTATTTTACTTATTGTAAGTGTATTGTTACTTGTATTGTTTAGGCGGCTAAAATGGCTAGTGTTACCACTCGCCTGTTGTTTTGTTAGTGTGGTGTTTACCTTAGGCTTACTTGGCGGCTTGGGTATTAAAGTTACTGTTATTTCGGCTAACGTGGTTGCATTACAAATAATCCTAACTTTAGCTGTGGTTATACATATTATTGTGCAATACCAAGAAGAGGTGGCAAAGCTTAAAGGTTCTTCAGAATCGCTTGACCAGACGAAAATAGTTACCCGTACTATTAAAGAAAAGCTTAACCCGTGCTTCTATGCTGGCCTAACCACAGCTATCGGTTTTGGCTCACTTATTTTTAGCGGTATTCAACCTGTTATTACGTTTGGTTGGATGATGGTAATAGCGCTTGCCGTTACGCTACTTGTAAGCTTGGTATTGTTTCCAAGTTTGCTAATTGGTTTTTGTCGCGCAGACACCAAGCATGTAACGGTAAAGTGGTTAGATGTATTAATGCATGGTTTGGCCAGCGCGGTAGATAAGTTTCCTAGGGGCATTGTAATCACCAGCATTGTAGTGGCAGCAACAGGCGTTGGCGGTTGCTTTTTACTCACGGCAGAAAACAGTTTTTTAAACTACTTTAAAAGCTCTACCGATGTATCCCGCGAGTTAACCTTTATAGATAAAGAATTCGGCGGCAGCACCCCGTTTGATATTCTGCTTACCATCCCACAATCGCAGCGCGACCCGCAACTGGTTGTTACCGCAGAGGCGATTCAAACCTTAGAAGCGGTGCAAGCGAAAATGGCGGAAAAAGAAGCCATTGGCAGCATTACCTCTATTGCCGACTTTACTCGCATGGCATCGGTTGTAAATAAAAAGCCGCTTGTGGAATACGAGCTATCAGCTCTTTATTACGCACTGGATAAACAATTAAAAGACGATTTGTTTGGCGCTTACTTTGCAGAAAATAAAAACGAAATGCGTATTTCTATGCGGGTAATCGATTCCACACCGGGTTTGAATCGCGAGCAATTGGTAGAGCAAGTGCATGCCGATATGGCGGCAGCAGGTGTAGATAAGGCTAACTACAAATTAAGCAGCTTGTTTATTTTGTACCAAGATATTATCGCCCGCTTGATGAACTCGCAAATAATGACCTTAGCCATTGTTTATTTAGCCATGGCGGTGGTGTTGGTATTTATTTTTAAATCTATCAAAGTAGCGTTAATTGCATTGGTGCCCAATGTCATCACTACCGCCGCAATTATGGGGTTTTTAGGTTTTGTGGGCATACCGCTAGATTTAATGACTATGACAATAGCGGCCGTAGCAATGGGTATTTCTGTGGATGATACCATTCACTATGTGCATCGCTTCCAAGAAGAGGTCGCCAATAAGTCAGATAACCCCGTGCGTTCTTCACACCTTTCGGTGGGGTATGCATTGCTTTACACAACTTCAATTATTGTAATTGGTTTTGTCTCGTTGGTATTTTCAGATTTTGTGCCAAGTATTTTATTTGGCTTATTAACAAGCTTGGCTATGTTGCTAGCGCTTATAACAGATATATCCATACTGCCGGTATTATTAAAAACATATTGCTCTAAAGCGAAGCCTGCTAAAACACAGCCGGCGTAA
- a CDS encoding glucan 1,4-alpha-maltotetraohydrolase domain-containing protein → MTNKLLLAASFSAVLATAAATHAATEQNQSSSAVLLQGFHWNSHDYDWYSVMQANVNSIDNLGATHVWFAPVSDAASDEGYLPRELYDVTTNYGTEQQLRTLVASLNAKGIDSVADIVINHRVGTTDWADFTNPTWGSWAVTCNDEWPGATGACDTGEGYAAARDIDHTNGTVQGDLISWIRDFLFNDIGFKGLRYDYSKGYDAYYAGLYANAVSPSFCVGEVWTDLNINDVNPHRQQLVDFVSGTGGACGVFDFTTKGMLNEALHNNDYGRLSINGVPSGAIGWWPQKMVTFVDNHDTGPSEGCGIGQNHWPVPCDKVMQGYAYILTHPGIPTVYWAHAYDWGMYDAIKALVDIRKSEGLTSTSSVDIKAAQNGLYAAVIDGKVAVKIGPNSWAPSGANWELKASGTNYAVWVIGEQPPASRTVIFVYGQTQAGQDMFIRGGIDHGYAAANLGKNCTSSNYECAIPIIHNNLNNATTAGWKANDNYLDWYGVEASQSSAAEGSAADWTTNVWPSSWGAERTVAVDGYGVTPLNVYGQHYWMLDVEMDCSATVNGWFELKTYISNGPGWEADVNQSGTPYASGNHFAQCGKINVFSRGSSNATIVDF, encoded by the coding sequence ATGACTAATAAATTACTTTTGGCCGCTTCTTTTTCAGCAGTATTAGCGACCGCTGCAGCTACCCATGCAGCAACCGAACAAAATCAATCTAGCAGCGCCGTACTTCTTCAAGGTTTCCATTGGAACTCTCACGATTACGATTGGTACAGCGTAATGCAAGCCAACGTAAACAGCATAGATAACCTAGGGGCGACGCATGTGTGGTTTGCACCGGTAAGTGATGCCGCCTCAGATGAAGGCTACTTGCCGCGCGAGCTGTATGATGTAACAACAAACTACGGTACCGAGCAGCAACTGCGTACCCTTGTAGCTTCTTTAAACGCTAAAGGCATAGATTCCGTTGCGGATATTGTAATTAACCACCGCGTAGGCACCACAGATTGGGCCGATTTTACTAACCCCACTTGGGGCTCGTGGGCGGTTACCTGTAACGATGAGTGGCCGGGCGCAACCGGTGCATGTGATACCGGCGAAGGCTATGCGGCCGCGCGCGATATAGACCACACCAACGGCACAGTACAAGGCGATCTAATTAGTTGGATACGCGACTTTCTATTTAACGACATAGGCTTTAAGGGCCTGCGTTACGATTACTCCAAAGGTTACGACGCATATTACGCTGGCCTTTACGCTAACGCGGTAAGCCCAAGTTTTTGTGTTGGCGAAGTGTGGACAGATCTAAACATCAACGATGTTAACCCGCACCGCCAGCAGTTGGTGGATTTTGTAAGCGGCACCGGCGGCGCGTGTGGTGTATTTGACTTCACAACCAAAGGCATGTTGAACGAAGCGTTGCACAACAACGATTACGGCCGTTTAAGCATTAACGGCGTGCCATCGGGTGCAATTGGTTGGTGGCCACAAAAAATGGTTACCTTTGTGGATAACCACGATACTGGCCCAAGCGAAGGCTGTGGCATAGGTCAAAACCATTGGCCGGTACCGTGCGATAAAGTCATGCAAGGCTACGCCTATATTTTAACGCACCCTGGTATTCCTACGGTTTATTGGGCCCACGCTTACGATTGGGGTATGTACGATGCAATTAAAGCTTTGGTAGATATTCGTAAATCTGAAGGCTTAACGTCTACGTCTTCCGTTGATATTAAAGCGGCGCAAAATGGTTTATATGCTGCAGTTATAGATGGCAAAGTGGCCGTTAAAATTGGCCCCAACAGTTGGGCGCCTTCTGGTGCGAACTGGGAGCTGAAAGCTAGCGGTACAAATTATGCCGTGTGGGTAATTGGCGAGCAGCCACCAGCATCGCGCACGGTAATATTTGTATATGGCCAAACACAGGCTGGCCAAGATATGTTTATTCGCGGTGGTATAGATCACGGCTACGCAGCGGCAAACCTCGGTAAAAATTGCACCAGTAGCAACTACGAGTGCGCCATTCCAATTATCCACAATAATTTAAACAACGCGACAACCGCAGGCTGGAAAGCTAACGACAACTACCTAGATTGGTACGGTGTTGAAGCTAGCCAAAGCAGTGCCGCAGAGGGCAGTGCAGCAGATTGGACAACCAATGTATGGCCTTCTTCTTGGGGTGCCGAGCGCACGGTAGCGGTAGACGGCTACGGTGTAACGCCGTTAAACGTGTATGGGCAACACTATTGGATGCTAGATGTAGAAATGGACTGTTCGGCTACGGTTAACGGTTGGTTTGAGCTAAAAACTTACATAAGTAATGGCCCGGGCTGGGAAGCCGATGTAAATCAAAGTGGCACACCTTACGCATCGGGTAACCACTTTGCCCAGTGTGGCAAAATAAATGTATTCTCGCGCGGCTCTTCAAACGCCACGATTGTAGATTTTTAA
- a CDS encoding nucleoside hydrolase-like domain-containing protein, whose product MTQLRLLLVCLALLFVSQTSMAYNEQKHRVIVLTDIEADPDDTQSLVRLFLYANQIDIQGLIATTSCWQQNAIHPESIAKVIGAYAKVHSNLSKHEKGYPSAKTLNKLIKRGAPTYGMTGVGNGKDTEGSNWIIKTLEQDDERPLWISVWGGANTLAQALHTIRATKSEAEAHALVSKLRVYTISDQDDSGIWIRNNFPDLFYIVTPGDDYGSATWTGINTYIEGIDNSEISNTWLANNIQQNHGPLGAMYPDVAWGVEGDTPAFLSLIPNGLNNPEHPNWGGWGGRYELYKPDFALTKEGGSIVEIAPETRDIWTNAIDTYTPHTYREYGRTFKAGEKSFTGFKETLWRWRLDFQNDFAARMDWTIKPYNQANHPPVPVLNHTDILTVKSGEGFTLDASKSSDPDGDSLSYFWFNYSEAGSLQEPHPVGGADNAHAIYLTAPTVTQKETLHYILKLTDKGTPALSRYKRTIVNVVPK is encoded by the coding sequence ATGACACAATTACGCCTACTGCTAGTATGCCTAGCCTTACTATTTGTTTCTCAAACTAGTATGGCCTATAACGAGCAGAAACATAGGGTAATTGTACTAACAGATATAGAGGCAGACCCAGACGACACTCAATCATTGGTTAGGCTTTTTTTGTATGCCAATCAAATAGATATTCAAGGCTTAATCGCTACCACTTCGTGCTGGCAACAAAATGCGATACACCCAGAATCTATAGCAAAGGTAATTGGCGCTTACGCCAAAGTTCATTCGAACCTGAGCAAACACGAAAAAGGCTACCCCAGCGCAAAAACACTCAACAAATTAATTAAACGCGGAGCGCCTACATACGGCATGACAGGTGTTGGCAATGGAAAGGACACCGAGGGCTCGAACTGGATTATTAAAACACTTGAACAAGATGATGAAAGACCGCTCTGGATATCCGTTTGGGGCGGCGCCAATACTCTTGCGCAAGCATTACACACTATTCGAGCCACCAAGAGTGAAGCAGAAGCACACGCACTTGTATCAAAGCTGCGGGTGTACACCATTTCGGATCAGGACGACAGCGGCATTTGGATTCGCAATAATTTCCCCGATTTATTTTACATTGTAACGCCAGGTGACGATTACGGTAGCGCAACATGGACAGGCATTAACACCTATATTGAAGGCATTGATAATTCAGAGATTAGCAACACATGGCTTGCGAATAATATTCAGCAAAACCACGGCCCACTCGGCGCAATGTATCCAGATGTAGCTTGGGGTGTAGAAGGTGACACACCCGCCTTTTTATCTCTAATTCCAAACGGCTTAAATAACCCTGAGCACCCTAACTGGGGCGGCTGGGGTGGCCGCTACGAACTTTATAAACCTGATTTTGCCCTAACTAAAGAAGGTGGCTCTATTGTAGAAATTGCCCCAGAAACACGTGATATTTGGACAAACGCCATAGACACGTACACCCCTCACACCTACCGCGAATACGGTCGCACATTTAAAGCAGGAGAAAAAAGCTTTACAGGCTTTAAAGAAACGCTATGGCGTTGGCGATTAGATTTTCAAAATGATTTCGCAGCGAGAATGGACTGGACGATAAAACCTTATAACCAGGCGAACCACCCACCGGTACCCGTACTTAACCATACAGATATTTTGACGGTAAAATCAGGTGAGGGCTTCACGCTGGACGCAAGTAAATCCTCCGACCCAGATGGCGATAGCCTAAGCTATTTTTGGTTTAACTACTCTGAGGCTGGCTCACTTCAAGAGCCGCACCCAGTAGGCGGCGCAGACAACGCCCACGCCATTTATTTAACCGCCCCAACAGTAACCCAAAAAGAAACCTTACACTACATTCTTAAACTTACCGACAAAGGCACACCTGCGCTTAGCCGATATAAACGTACTATTGTAAATGTAGTACCTAAATAG